A DNA window from Suncus etruscus isolate mSunEtr1 chromosome 8, mSunEtr1.pri.cur, whole genome shotgun sequence contains the following coding sequences:
- the LOC126015670 gene encoding OTU domain-containing protein 5-like, protein MDPATVEQQEHWFEKALRDKKGFIIKQMKEDGACLFRAVADQVYGDQDMHEVVRKHCMDYLMKNADYFSNYVTEDFTTYINRKWKNNCHGNHIEMQAMAEMYNRPVEVYQYSTEPINTFHGIHQNEDEPIRVSYHRNIHYNSVVNPNKATIGVGLGLPSFKPGFAEQSLMKNAIKTSEESWIEQQMLEDKKRATDWEATNEAIEEQVARESYLQWLRDQEKQARQVRGPSQPRKASATCSSATAAASSGLEEWTSRSPRQRSSASSPEHPELHSELGIKPPSPGTVLALAKPPSPCAPGTSSQFSAGADRSSSPLVSLYPALECRALIQQMSPSAFGLNDWDDDEILASVLAVSQQEYLDSMKKNKMHREPPPDKS, encoded by the coding sequence ATGGACCCCGCCACCGTGGAGCAGCAGGAGCATTGGTTTGAAAAGGCCCTGAGGGACAAGAAGGGCTTCATCATCAAGCAGATGAAGGAGGACGGCGCCTGTCTTTTCCGGGCTGTAGCTGACCAGGTCTATGGAGACCAGGACATGCATGAGGTTGTACGAAAACACTGCATGGACTATCTGATGAAGAATGCTGACTACTTCTCCAACTACGTCACAGAGGACTTCACTACCTACATCAACCGGAAGTGGAAAAACAACTGCCATGGCAACCACATTGAGATGCAAGCCATGGCAGAGATGTACAACCGGCCTGTGGAGGTTTACCAGTACAGTACAGAACCCATCAACACATTCCATGGAATCCATCAAAATGAGGATGAGCCCATTCGGGTTAGCTACCATCGGAATATTCACTATAATTCAGTGGTGAATCCCAACAAGGCTACCATTGGTGTGGGACTGGGCCTGCCATCCTTCAAACCAGGGTTTGCAGAACAGTCCCTAATGAAGAATGCCATAAAGACATCAGAGGAGTCTTGGATTGAGCAGCAGATGCTGGAAGACAAGAAGAGGGCTACAGACTGGGAAGCAACAAATGAAGCCATCGAGGAGCAGGTGGCACGGGAATCTTACTTGCAGTGGCTTCGGGATCAGGAGAAACAGGCCCGTCAGGTCCGTGGCCCTAGCCAGCCACGAAAAGCCAGTGCCACATGCAGTTCTGCCACAGCAGCAGCTTCCAGTGGCCTGGAGGAGTGGACCAGCCGGTCTCCACGGCAGCGGAGCTCAGCCTCATCACCAGAGCACCCAGAACTGCACTCTGAGCTGGGTATCAAGCCCCCTTCTCCAGGCACTGTTTTAGCTCTTGCCAAACCTCCTTCACCCTGTGCACCAGGTACAAGCAGCCAGTTCTCAGCAGGGGCTGACCGGTCCTCTTCCCCCCTTGTCTCCCTCTATCCTGCTCTGGAATGCCGAGCTCTCATTCAGCAGATGTCTCCTTCAGCCTTTGGTCTGAACGACTGGGATGATGATGAGATCCTAGCATCAGTGTTGGCAGTGTCCCAACAGGAATACCTAGACAGTATGAAGAAGAACAAAATGCACAGAGAGCCACCTCCAGACAAGAGTTGA